The following coding sequences are from one Chanos chanos chromosome 12, fChaCha1.1, whole genome shotgun sequence window:
- the mtdha gene encoding metadherin a, with protein sequence MATGWQDLASELVEVLSSRVRKLLSSGINFLATEFGLEISFKPELYPSWVILSTTCMGLLLVVVLSWLMACGRLRSKKRSSVVPNESNIKVIDSPKPQMSKITKIDDQKKKNKKKPADKKVQPNANGRTVPEPQAEIKVTEEAPKQQPDKADKAKKNKKKPKPEVKQNQGVVTLNGKELDEGAWETKISNREKRQQRKREKGSNDGSGSPGRADRPSHQAEQSSAPAPVSTKKNKAASANWKDANSINGGTLTNQSVKLSTQKSTSKAEKWPTATKTSGHKNPEPVAWGQESEGSWTGVNRRLKTELQPVNFSMLGLNPSGGEPVTQNVPDLQWDTPATADNEWSGFNGLADNQNSDWNAPTEPWVNYEPTVETAAPAEVSVSQPPGLQESDDNKEQGDATGNAKSKRKRKKKKKPEGESAGEQVSTSSVSPPEGTLLKSPSLVQKEEPLPQMPATKQIINVTSMKKPEQNTEPPKQAQRKKSRKET encoded by the exons CTTTACCCATCATGGGTAATTTTGTCTACAACATGTATGGGGTTGCTGTTGGTGGTTGTGCTTTCGTGGCTCATGGCCTGTGGCAGACTGCGAAGCAAAAAACGGAGCTCTGTTGTTCCAAATGAGAGTAACATAAAAGTTATCGATAGCCCAAAGCCCCAAATGAGCAAGATTACGAAAATCGACgaccaaaagaagaagaacaagaagaaaccCGCTGACAAG AAGGTCCAACCAAATGCAAATGGGCGAACTGTGCCAGAACCACAAGCGGAAATAAAAGTTACCGAGGAGGCACCTAAACAGCAACCAGATAAGGCTGATAAA gccaagaaaaacaagaaaaagccAAAACCTGAAGTGAAGCAAAACCAAGGTGTGGTTACCCTGAATGGGAAAGAACTGGATGAAG GTGCTTGGGAAACTAAGATCAGTAACCGAGAGAAGCGTCAGCAACGCAAGAGGGAGAAGGGCTCCAATGATGGATCCGGAAGCCCAGGTAGAGCAGATCGCCCCAGCCATCAGGCAGAGCAGTCCTCGGCACCAGCACCCGTCAGCACGAAAAAGAACAAAG CAGCCTCGGCTAACTGGAAAGATGCTAATTCCATTAATGGTGGGACATTGACCAATCAATCTGTGAAGCTGTCCACCCAGAAGAGCACCTCGAAGGCTGAGAAGTGGCCAACAGCCACGAAGACCTCCGGTCACAAGAACCCAGAGCCCGTGGCCTGGGGACAGGAGTCTGAAG GGTCTTGGACTGGTGTGAATAGAAGACTGAAGACGGAACTCCAGCCAGTAAACTTTTCCATGCTTGGTTTAAATCCTTCAG GTGGAGAGCCAGTGACTCAGAACGTCCCTGACTTGCAGTGGGACACCCCTGCCACTGCAGATAATGAATGGTCTGGCTTCA ATGGTTTGGCAGACAACCAAAATTCAGACTGGAATGCTCCCACTGAGCCTTGGGTCAACTATGAGCCCACAGTGGAGACAGCAGCTCCAGCAGAGGTCTCTGTCTCCCAGCCGCCTGGA ttgcagGAATCAGATGACAATAAAGAGCAAGGGGATGCTACTGGAAATGCCAAATccaaaaggaagaggaaaaagaaaaagaaaccagaaGGTGAAAGTGCCGGAGAGCAG gTGAGCACAAGCTCAGTCTCACCACCAGAGGGCACACTTTTGAAGTCACCCTCTCTGGTTCAGAAAGAGGAGCCCCTGCCACAGATGCCAGCCACCAAGCAGATCATCAACGTAACATCCATGA AAAAAcctgaacagaacacagaacctCCAAAACAGGCCCAGAGGAAAAAGTCCCGGAAGGAGACATGA
- the laptm4b gene encoding lysosomal-associated transmembrane protein 4B translates to MISPWDRWYTTSCCLCCHVRTGTIILGIWYMLINAVVLLILLSALNDPVQYHYHLTSSELGTDFDVMDDANICIATAISLLMILICGMATYGAYKQHAAWIIPFFCYQIFDFALNTLVAISVVVYPNTIQDYLQQLPGTFPYKEDLMSTNNVCLVFAVLLFVGCILAFKAYLIACVWNCYRYVSGRGTTEVLVYVTTNDTTVLLPPYEEVVAIPPKEPPPQYVSA, encoded by the exons ATGATTTCCCCGTGGGACAGATGGTACACTACCAGCTGCTGCCTCTGTTGTCATGTTCGGACGGGCACCATTATCCTGGGCATTTGGTACATG CTCATCAATGCAGTGGTTCTGTTAATTTTGTTGTCTGCTCTCAATGACCCAGTCCAGTACCACTACCACCTCACCAGTTCCGAGCTTGGCACAGATTTTGATGTGATGGATGATGCAA aCATCTGCATTGCTACTGCCATCTCCCTGCTCATGATTCTCATCTGTGGCATGGCAACCTATGGTGCTTATAAG CAACATGCTGCATGGATCATTCCTTTCTTTTGCTACCAAATCTTTGACTTTGCCCTTAACACTCTGGTAGCAATAAGTGTTGTGGTTTATCCTAACACTATTCAGGACTACCTTCAGCAGCTG CCTGGGACTTTTCCATACAAAGAGGACCTCATGTCCACAAACAATGTGTGCCTAGTTTTTGCAGTTCTCCTCTTCGTTGGCTGCATCTTGGCCTTTAAG gCTTACCTGATTGCCTGTGTGTGGAACTGCTACAGATATGTGAGTGGAAGAGGCACCACCGAGGTCCTGGTTTACGTCACCACTAATGACACAACA GTCCTGCTGCCGCCCTACGAAGAGGTTGTCGCGATTCCGCCGAAGGAACCCCCTCCTCAGTATGTCtcagcgtga
- the rpl30 gene encoding large ribosomal subunit protein eL30, which translates to MVAAKKTKKSLESINSRLQLVMKSGKYVLGYKQSQKMIRQGKAKLVILANNCPALRKSEIEYYAMLAKTGVHHYSGNNIELGTACGKYFRVCTLAIIDPGDSDIIRSMPDQQQGEK; encoded by the exons ATGGTGGCCGCAAAGAAAACG aaaaagtcTCTGGAGTCCATCAACTCCCGGCTTCAGCTGGTGATGAAGAGTGGCAAATATGTGCTGGGATACAAACAGTCTCAGAAGATGATTCGCCAAGGCAAAGCCAAGCTGGTCATCCTGGCCAACAACTGCCCTGCACTGAG GAAGTCAGAAATTGAGTACTATGCTATGTTGGCCAAAACTGGCGTCCACCATTACAGTGGAAACAACATTGAGCTTGGAACAGCCTGTGGTAAATACTTCAGGGTGTGCACACTGGCTATCATTGACCCTG GCGATTCTGACATCATCAGAAGCATGCCAGACCAGCAGCAGGGCGAGAAGTAG